In Lotus japonicus ecotype B-129 chromosome 5, LjGifu_v1.2, one genomic interval encodes:
- the LOC130718026 gene encoding 60S ribosomal protein L23, with protein sequence MSKRGRGGSAGNKFRMSLGLPVAATVNCADNTGAKNLYIISVKGIKGRLNRLPSACVGDMVMATVKKGKPDLRKKVLPAVIVRQRKPWRRKDGVFMYFEDNAGVIVNPKGEMKGSAITGPIGKECADLWPRIASAANAIV encoded by the exons ATGTCGAAGCGAGGGCGCGGTGGATCGGCCGGAAACAAGTTCCGGATGTCGCTGGGTCTCccggtggcggcgacggtgaacTGCGCTGACAACACCGGTGCGAAGAATCTCTACATCATTTCCGTGAAGGGGATCAAGGGTCGTCTGAACCGTCTCCCTTCTGCTTGCGTCGGAGACATGGTGATGGCCACCGTCAAGAAGGGAAAGCCcgatctgaggaagaaggtgTTGCCTGCTGTCATCGTTCGCCAGCGCAAGCCTTGGCGCCGAAAGGACGGGGTTTTCATGTACTTTGAAG ATAATGCTGGGGTCATTGTCAATCCCAAGGGAGAAATGAAAG GTTCCGCTATCACTGGTCCAATTGGTAAGGAGTGTGCTGATCTATGGCCAAGGATTGCAAGTGCAGCCAATGCTATTGTATGA